One window from the genome of Anaerohalosphaeraceae bacterium encodes:
- the pta gene encoding phosphate acetyltransferase yields MSFLEKILQQASRLQKTIVLAEGSDKRVLEAAKILTARKAARIVVLGETDQVYRDLKTLGAQTDEIRVIDPKKSEHRQRYAECLYEIRKSKGLTMEEAEKLVEDNIYFGTLMVKTGDADGLVGGAIHASADMIRPALQIIRPAEGFKTISSVFFMCRGEEIYLFADCGLVEYPTTAQLSDIAVSTAITAMQFGIEPRIAMLSYSTKGSAKSEGAMKVAMAAERTREKVGHLFGYGGKVLVDGELQFDAAFVPEVAALKCPDSPLKGRANVFIFPNLEAGNICYKAVQRLGNFEAYGPILQGLARPVNDLSRGCVPEDIVGTAAITALQAQ; encoded by the coding sequence ATGAGTTTTTTGGAGAAAATCCTTCAGCAGGCGTCTCGACTTCAAAAAACCATTGTATTGGCAGAGGGTTCAGATAAGCGGGTGCTGGAAGCGGCAAAGATTCTGACCGCCCGAAAAGCAGCCCGCATTGTTGTTCTGGGGGAAACTGACCAGGTGTACAGGGACTTAAAGACCCTCGGGGCTCAAACGGATGAAATCCGGGTTATCGACCCCAAAAAATCGGAGCATCGTCAGCGGTATGCGGAGTGTCTTTATGAAATCCGCAAGTCCAAAGGACTGACTATGGAAGAGGCGGAGAAACTGGTCGAGGATAATATTTATTTCGGGACGCTGATGGTCAAAACCGGGGATGCAGACGGTCTGGTCGGCGGGGCGATTCATGCCTCTGCGGATATGATCCGGCCTGCGCTGCAGATTATTCGCCCGGCAGAAGGATTTAAGACCATTTCCAGCGTTTTCTTTATGTGCCGCGGAGAGGAAATCTATCTGTTTGCAGATTGCGGTTTGGTGGAGTACCCGACGACGGCGCAGTTGTCTGATATTGCGGTTTCAACCGCGATTACGGCGATGCAGTTCGGGATTGAGCCGAGGATTGCGATGCTGTCTTATTCTACCAAGGGTTCCGCCAAGTCTGAAGGGGCAATGAAGGTGGCAATGGCAGCGGAGAGAACCCGTGAGAAGGTCGGGCATCTATTCGGCTACGGCGGGAAGGTTCTGGTGGACGGGGAGCTCCAGTTTGATGCGGCGTTTGTTCCGGAGGTGGCCGCTTTGAAATGCCCGGACAGTCCGCTGAAAGGCCGGGCGAATGTGTTTATTTTCCCCAATCTGGAGGCGGGCAACATCTGCTATAAGGCTGTCCAGCGGCTGGGCAATTTTGAGGCATACGGTCCGATTCTGCAGGGGCTGGCGCGTCCGGTCAATGACCTGTCCCGCGGCTGTGTGCCGGAAGATATCGTCGGCACGGCGGCGATTACGGCCCTGCAGGCCCAGTAA
- a CDS encoding transcriptional regulator, with product MRQNNVPFDELLLSRARLSLLSALLSGDEIEFTVLRNMLGLSDGNLSVQIRKLEEAGYLKVKKVFVERRPKTFCKITEKGRQALESFTNYLNSLVHEK from the coding sequence TTGCGTCAAAATAATGTTCCATTTGATGAACTGCTTCTCTCGCGTGCCCGACTGAGTCTGCTGTCCGCACTCTTGTCCGGCGATGAGATTGAGTTTACGGTGCTTCGGAATATGCTGGGGCTTTCGGACGGCAATTTGAGCGTCCAGATACGCAAACTGGAGGAGGCCGGCTATCTGAAGGTGAAAAAAGTCTTTGTAGAGCGAAGGCCGAAAACGTTTTGCAAAATCACCGAAAAAGGCCGGCAGGCTTTGGAATCCTTTACAAATTATTTGAACAGCTTGGTTCATGAAAAATGA
- a CDS encoding DNA polymerase ligase N-terminal domain-containing protein has protein sequence MESLSKQFVVHKHITSAGVHWDWMLEGERTLQTWRVNCPPQEVGQEPVQADRIADHDIRFLTYEGPVQQGTGRVQREDRGRLTILKRTDSQILFRLEGEVLADSFAFIFEQGKWFICRISQKD, from the coding sequence GTGGAATCTCTTTCGAAACAGTTTGTTGTTCACAAGCATATTACATCGGCGGGTGTACATTGGGATTGGATGCTTGAAGGAGAAAGGACGCTGCAAACGTGGAGAGTAAATTGTCCGCCGCAGGAGGTGGGGCAGGAGCCGGTTCAGGCGGACAGGATTGCCGACCATGATATCCGTTTCCTTACATATGAAGGGCCTGTGCAGCAGGGTACGGGAAGGGTGCAGCGGGAAGACAGAGGGCGGCTGACTATTTTGAAAAGGACCGACTCCCAAATCCTTTTCCGCCTGGAAGGAGAGGTTTTGGCGGATTCTTTTGCTTTCATCTTTGAGCAGGGGAAGTGGTTCATTTGCCGCATTTCCCAGAAGGACTAA
- a CDS encoding cation diffusion facilitator family transporter — protein sequence MNSHLFADNPQIRRITLVGLWMNLFLAVIKALVGFWAGSIGLVADAVHSLSDLLTDLAVLVGIHWGTKEPDSTHPFGHGRLETFSTAVIALVLGLVGGGMIYKSAVEIARLSASEHPTPFMPLAVLWIAGLSIITKEWLYQITRRTAIRCHSTTLYANAWHHRSDAFSSIAVLIGAACVRFLNYPYGDHLAAIVVGLMIIFVAVRIFTDCLNEFSEQAADQQTLGQIKTILTEQPRIAQWHQLRTRRVGREIFLDVHILVDPTLTITEAHAISHELEVSLHNRLPRPVNVIVHVEPDLPELRR from the coding sequence ATGAACTCCCATTTGTTCGCAGACAATCCGCAGATTCGCCGCATCACACTTGTAGGGCTGTGGATGAATCTCTTTCTGGCTGTCATCAAGGCGCTTGTGGGATTTTGGGCCGGTTCCATCGGGCTGGTGGCGGATGCCGTCCATTCGCTTTCCGACCTGCTCACCGACCTGGCTGTCTTGGTCGGAATTCACTGGGGCACGAAGGAACCGGATTCGACGCACCCTTTCGGACACGGCCGGCTGGAAACCTTCAGTACCGCCGTGATTGCCCTGGTGCTGGGACTTGTCGGCGGAGGGATGATTTATAAATCCGCCGTCGAAATCGCCCGCCTGTCGGCTTCGGAACACCCGACCCCCTTTATGCCCTTGGCCGTTCTTTGGATTGCGGGACTGTCCATCATTACCAAAGAATGGCTCTATCAGATAACCCGCCGCACAGCCATCCGCTGCCACAGCACGACACTCTACGCCAATGCCTGGCATCATCGCAGCGATGCCTTCAGCTCCATCGCCGTACTCATCGGAGCAGCCTGCGTCCGTTTTCTGAATTACCCGTACGGAGACCATCTGGCGGCGATTGTCGTCGGCCTGATGATTATTTTCGTCGCCGTCCGCATCTTTACCGACTGTCTGAACGAATTCAGCGAACAGGCCGCTGATCAGCAGACACTCGGACAAATCAAAACCATTCTCACCGAACAGCCCCGGATAGCCCAGTGGCATCAGCTCCGAACCCGGCGTGTGGGGCGGGAAATCTTTCTGGATGTGCATATTCTTGTGGACCCCACGCTGACCATCACGGAGGCCCACGCTATTTCCCACGAGCTGGAGGTGTCCCTTCACAATCGGCTTCCGCGGCCGGTCAATGTCATCGTGCACGTCGAACCGGACCTGCCGGAACTGCGCCGATAG